The window tgcaCAATGTTAAATGAATTAATGCATTTGATCATAGTTTAGAAGTATGTATATATGACtttaaattgataaaattttagcataaatTGTTCTAATTTTGTATTCAAATACAGGTTTGAGTCAAAACTTTCCTATACTAATTCTTTGAATActaatttgtaaatatataacagGAAGAAATGCCATATATATCGTTATACATtcaatgatttgaaatattgGACAAATATTGTTGATCTGCATTGAAGGATTGCGATCTAGTGAATCAATACATTTTTATCTTAGGTAGATCTTTGCACTGCGTGGTCACCAAGCATATAGTTGTAAAATGACATATTTGAATACTTTATGAGATTCACATTCACATTCATGGAGTCTGAAACGCGTATATACATATTTGGGAACTAAACTTATAATTTATTAGAAATATAGcaacttttaataaataaagattctattataataataaaatatttcaatagaTGATCTCATTTATTGCAAACAATTTCACCTAGTAAAATGTTagcataattttaaaaagttgcttagtaaattattacaaattgcagtttacaaaaaaaagttattacaAATTCTGGATTTTATTCAGTAACTACGAAATGTGTTATCACTCCATATAAAAACTCATACATCAATATTAAAATTGTAGAATGAAGAGCatccgaaaagaaaaaaaaaattgtttacatAACAATATtgatttcaatatatttacaaTGATTGTGGGATAGTGTTCTTAAGAAAACATTGAATGTAGGTTACTATTCTTAAAAACATGAATACACGTGGTTACTTGTGTATACCTGCTTGTCTAATAATTTTTTCTACGTAGGCAGACAGACGAATTTTGGTTTCTTGTGAATGTGGAAGAGCCCATGACCCACGAGAATGAGATAAAGCCAtacaaattcaaaaattatgtgTTGCCAACATTATATCACAACTAAATCAGTCTAATGgcaatttttagtaatttatctAGTTATGAAAGGGTAGAAGTAAATGTAGGCTGAGAATCATTGTCATGTTGACACATCAACAAAATGACGCAAATGTAAATGAAATACTAAggttattcatttattttgcttctcttttaataatacaaaaatatttaggttatatttttagttttccaCTAAGGTCCTATAAATCTATAATTGATCATTCTAGAACAGTATTCATaattttagatgatttttttttttgctttcaacAAACTCATCTCAAACATATTATTATCTTTTGTGTAAACATATggcaaatataaatattttcagagaAGTGTAAGAATATACATATGACATATATTTCATAACAGAAGTTGGAAAAAAagtattataaatttgaaattttttgaaatataaaaaatccacAGACTAAAACTGTGttcaacaagtttaaaaaataaacattggCAGTAATAATTCCCATACTAACACCATCCCAAATGTATaaaataacaacaaaacaaaaacaataaataaaacattgtgTTTAtggcaaaaaaaacaaaaattaatagtaaCCATGTCCGAAACGAGGAGGATGAGCTGAATGTTGGTCACACTCAGACATTTGTTCTTGCTTAAAACAGAATTGGTTTGGGTTTTGATTGTATTCTGGAGCGAACCCTTCAATAATGTTACTATTAGCAATATTCCCAAATGGTGATGTAATATGATAAGGAACCATCATGTTGTGCTGATTGCAAGCGAATGTGTTCGTTGCCACCATTCTTTGATGATTATACAGATCTAAATCGGTGTCGATATTATCTGTATGATCATCACAAATCCCAAAAGTAGAATTATTTGAACTTCCACCATAGAAGTTATGACGCGGAACAATTGCTTGAAAATTCTTACAGGCTTCAGTAGTCACTGTTTTTCTCAACTTTTCCAAACCACATTTGAATTCAGTGAGTTGGCTTAAGTTCAACTCTTCTATAGGTTCTTCCCACCAATTCTCACGCATGTGACTATTTTTCCTCTTTTGCTTTAAGTCTTCAGTCCTCTTTTTCTCAATTTCGAATTCTTCTGTTACCtatttttgtatcattttattaAAGCCACATAACAACATCAGAGAGTACTTCAACAAAAAAGTTAAACAGTTATATACTTAatctttataataaataaaaatagatacatTATCTATATATACTGTTTTTCACGGTTTACATTGTTTATATGCACTCGACCATATTAATCCTTTTAAACtcatgataaatttataaaagattCATTTGAAGAGGTTTTAAAATCCGAATAGGcttaataaattataaagaaTATAAATCATGACTGTTACTCTAAAAGATGgagaaaatttgtatttttcaacTGATGTTAATAGCTTATTAGTTAAATAGAAACCATTGTAGATATTGTAAAATACTCAAGCGAAACAACAGAGTATAATCCAGTAAATTAGTCGATCTTCCATacctataaaatttaaatttaaaataacttctagttaaaatatataagtgATAATGTAAAACTTACTTGAGTGAGATGATTGTTGAGATCTTGAACAATTGCATTTCGACGGGCTTCGCTAAGTTGTATGTCGGTGTGTTGACGAGGATTTGGTGGATTAATGTTTGCGAAGCGATCAATTACACAGTCAACATTTGGatgaccaaaagaaaaaactttttTGCCAGGCGAAAATACAATAACAACAATTTCAGCACCACAAAGCGTGCAAAGCTCACTGGCTTTTTTGAAAAGACCAGTTCTTCTTTTTGAGAATGTAACCTGaagattattttcatttttca is drawn from Brassica napus cultivar Da-Ae unplaced genomic scaffold, Da-Ae ScsIHWf_1842;HRSCAF=2478, whole genome shotgun sequence and contains these coding sequences:
- the LOC106408737 gene encoding agamous-like MADS-box protein AGL62, whose translation is MVRKSKGRQKIEMVKMKNENNLQVTFSKRRTGLFKKASELCTLCGAEIVVIVFSPGKKVFSFGHPNVDCVIDRFANINPPNPRQHTDIQLSEARRNAIVQDLNNHLTQVTEEFEIEKKRTEDLKQKRKNSHMRENWWEEPIEELNLSQLTEFKCGLEKLRKTVTTEACKNFQAIVPRHNFYGGSSNNSTFGICDDHTDNIDTDLDLYNHQRMVATNTFACNQHNMMVPYHITSPFGNIANSNIIEGFAPEYNQNPNQFCFKQEQMSECDQHSAHPPRFGHGYY